A genomic stretch from Sulfurihydrogenibium azorense Az-Fu1 includes:
- a CDS encoding EAL domain-containing protein, producing the protein MFLKETSQNFELLRRIIDKSPDIIFTIDLDGKILYVNDTFSEILGYSKEEVIGKHIMEIATEESIYNACMISVKSTGKCLDQETIFRKKDGTLVHVVKNVNALYNEKGDIEYLIVNARDLTHLDNLNKQLQTLKEQLEKRYELIYSIFLNISDAVAILDKDGYYLEQNKSHENLIGYSIEELIGKTPNIHMKKDDLEKIFQEIKSKGSYLGEIQIKTKSGEHKDVELFAFALYDENGKISNIIGIKKDRSLEKELIYLDKLTNLPNRIKLMEDLKNLKEYKVIIVNIDSFKEINDVYGIKIGDMLLNALGNRLKDIGKKHNFNVYKLSGDEFLILIDRFYPKTFLESLVNEIFYEVQSKPFEIEGLSIPIDITIGAAEGSKDETKALEKADMALKYAKQSKKNFVCYDETLKIQEIYQNNISWVRNLKKAIDEDGFLVYYQPILNNQTNKIEKYESLVRVKIDNTVYSPFYFLEIAKKSKLYLAITKKVFKEAIKHAKDYEISINLSVLDILNEEISTEIIKTLKESDLKITFEILESEGIENYEDVSGFIKNVKSFGAKVAIDDFGSGYSNFAYILKLDVDYIKIDASLIKNIHQDINSQIIVENIVNLAKKLGIKTIAEFVHCKEVFEKVKELGIDYSQGYYISEPKDRIS; encoded by the coding sequence ATGTTTTTAAAAGAAACATCACAAAACTTTGAGCTTTTACGTAGAATAATAGATAAATCACCAGATATTATATTTACAATAGATTTAGACGGTAAAATCCTATATGTAAATGATACTTTCTCTGAAATCTTAGGTTATAGTAAAGAAGAAGTTATAGGAAAACATATAATGGAGATAGCCACTGAGGAAAGTATCTATAACGCTTGTATGATATCTGTAAAATCAACTGGAAAATGTTTAGACCAAGAGACTATTTTTAGAAAGAAAGATGGAACACTAGTTCATGTAGTTAAAAACGTAAATGCTCTCTATAATGAAAAAGGTGATATAGAGTATCTTATAGTAAATGCAAGAGATTTAACCCATTTAGATAACTTAAACAAACAACTTCAAACACTAAAAGAACAGTTAGAAAAAAGGTATGAGCTTATATACAGTATTTTCTTGAATATCAGTGATGCTGTTGCTATTTTAGATAAAGATGGATATTATTTAGAGCAGAACAAATCCCATGAAAATCTAATAGGATACTCTATTGAAGAACTTATAGGAAAAACTCCTAATATTCATATGAAAAAGGATGATTTAGAAAAGATATTTCAAGAGATTAAATCAAAAGGCTCTTATCTAGGTGAGATTCAAATTAAAACAAAATCTGGTGAACACAAAGATGTAGAGCTTTTTGCCTTTGCTTTGTATGACGAAAATGGAAAAATATCAAACATTATTGGAATAAAGAAGGATAGATCTTTAGAGAAAGAGTTAATCTACTTAGATAAATTAACCAACCTTCCAAACAGAATTAAGCTTATGGAAGATTTAAAAAATCTTAAAGAATACAAAGTTATTATTGTAAATATAGATTCCTTTAAAGAGATAAATGATGTATATGGAATAAAAATAGGTGATATGCTTTTAAATGCTTTGGGAAATAGATTAAAAGATATAGGAAAAAAACACAACTTTAACGTTTATAAACTATCTGGTGATGAGTTTTTAATACTGATAGATAGATTCTATCCAAAAACTTTCCTTGAGTCTCTTGTAAACGAGATTTTTTATGAGGTTCAATCAAAACCTTTTGAAATTGAAGGGTTATCTATCCCTATAGACATTACAATAGGAGCTGCAGAAGGAAGTAAAGATGAAACAAAAGCGTTAGAGAAGGCTGATATGGCTTTAAAGTATGCAAAACAAAGTAAGAAAAATTTTGTATGTTATGATGAGACTTTAAAAATTCAAGAGATTTATCAAAACAATATCTCTTGGGTAAGGAATCTTAAAAAAGCGATAGATGAAGATGGATTTTTAGTTTACTACCAACCTATCTTAAACAATCAAACGAACAAGATAGAAAAGTATGAAAGCCTTGTAAGAGTGAAAATAGACAACACGGTTTACTCTCCTTTTTACTTTTTAGAGATTGCAAAAAAATCTAAACTGTATCTAGCCATAACAAAGAAAGTATTTAAAGAAGCCATAAAACATGCAAAAGATTATGAAATTTCTATAAACTTATCCGTTTTAGATATACTTAACGAGGAAATATCTACTGAAATTATTAAAACTTTAAAAGAGAGCGATTTAAAGATAACGTTTGAGATATTAGAATCAGAAGGTATAGAGAACTATGAAGATGTTTCAGGATTTATCAAAAACGTTAAAAGTTTTGGTGCTAAAGTAGCTATAGATGATTTTGGGTCTGGGTATTCAAACTTTGCTTATATACTAAAATTAGATGTAGATTATATAAAAATAGATGCTTCTTTAATAAAGAATATACATCAAGATATAAACTCTCAAATAATAGTAGAAAACATAGTAAATCTTGCCAAAAAGTTAGGTATAAAAACAATCGCAGAGTTTGTCCACTGTAAAGAAGTCTTTGAAAAAGTGAAAGAGTTAGGTATAGATTACTCTCAAGGTTATTACATAAGTGAGCCTAAAGATAGAATTAGCTAA
- the metG gene encoding methionine--tRNA ligase has protein sequence MQNKFYITTPIYYVNDVPHLGHAYTTIACDVMARYYRQKGVDTFFLTGTDEHGQKIQKAAEEKGIHPKELADKTHLSFKNLWEKLNISYDRFIRTTDPDHIKAVQHIFQKCYENGDIYLAEYESYYCVGCEEFKTETEIKDYDYKCPIHLKPCEKVKEESYFFRLSKYTEKLLEFYEKNPDFIQPDFRRNEVVSFVKQGLKDLSVSRKKDRVWWGIPVPFDESHTIYVWFDALTNYLTAVGYPDNLNKFWPADVHVVGKDILRFHAVYWPAFLMSAGIEIPKKVFAHGWWTVEGHKMSKSLGNVVDPFKAADEYGVDQLRYFLLREVPFGLDGDFSNQAVVNRINSDLANDLGNLVSRSLTMIQKFQEGNILPYTQLTDLEDEYKNIYEKTIENFDKYLSNLEFSRSLEEVWQFIDWLNKYIVKVEPWKLNKENKEYLKTVLYVLADGIYAILWMLKPFMPTKIQEALNMLGYNEVKNSIQPFSLPTNIKIQEVKPLFPRIEIKPKEQKMEEKQEEKQQEYITIDDFAKVKMRVGKVLEAEKVEKSDKLLKLKVSLGDEERTIVSGIAQYYKPEELIGKYVIVLANLKPRKIFGIESHGMLLAAKDGERLTILTVDKEVDVGSPVS, from the coding sequence ATGCAGAATAAGTTTTATATAACAACACCTATTTACTACGTTAACGACGTACCACATCTGGGACACGCTTATACAACTATTGCCTGTGATGTTATGGCAAGGTATTACAGACAAAAAGGTGTAGATACATTTTTTTTAACAGGTACAGATGAACACGGACAAAAAATCCAAAAAGCAGCTGAAGAAAAAGGAATTCACCCAAAAGAGTTGGCAGACAAAACCCATCTATCTTTTAAAAATCTTTGGGAAAAGTTAAACATATCTTACGATAGATTTATAAGGACAACTGACCCTGACCACATAAAGGCAGTTCAACATATCTTCCAAAAATGTTATGAAAATGGAGATATTTACCTAGCAGAGTACGAAAGCTACTACTGTGTAGGTTGTGAAGAGTTTAAAACAGAAACAGAGATAAAAGATTACGATTATAAATGCCCAATCCATTTAAAGCCTTGTGAAAAAGTCAAAGAAGAGAGTTACTTTTTTAGATTGTCTAAGTATACTGAAAAACTACTTGAGTTTTACGAAAAAAATCCGGATTTTATTCAGCCTGATTTTAGAAGAAACGAGGTTGTATCTTTTGTAAAACAAGGATTGAAAGACTTATCTGTTTCAAGAAAAAAGGACAGAGTTTGGTGGGGCATTCCTGTTCCTTTTGATGAAAGTCATACGATATACGTCTGGTTTGATGCTTTAACAAACTACCTAACAGCTGTAGGATACCCTGATAACTTAAACAAGTTCTGGCCAGCTGACGTTCATGTAGTGGGTAAAGATATACTAAGATTTCATGCAGTTTACTGGCCTGCATTTTTAATGAGTGCAGGTATTGAAATACCTAAAAAAGTTTTTGCTCATGGTTGGTGGACTGTAGAAGGACATAAAATGTCTAAATCTTTGGGTAATGTAGTAGACCCGTTTAAAGCTGCAGATGAGTATGGAGTCGACCAACTGAGATACTTTTTACTTAGAGAAGTACCATTTGGACTTGATGGAGACTTTTCAAACCAAGCTGTTGTAAACAGAATAAACTCAGACCTTGCAAACGATCTTGGAAACTTAGTATCAAGAAGTTTAACAATGATTCAAAAATTTCAAGAAGGTAATATCTTACCTTACACACAACTAACAGATTTAGAAGATGAGTATAAAAACATCTACGAGAAAACAATAGAAAACTTTGATAAATATCTATCTAACTTAGAGTTTAGCAGAAGCTTAGAAGAAGTATGGCAGTTTATAGACTGGTTAAATAAGTACATCGTAAAAGTAGAACCATGGAAGTTAAACAAAGAAAATAAAGAGTACTTAAAAACTGTTTTATACGTTTTAGCCGATGGAATATACGCTATTTTATGGATGTTAAAACCTTTTATGCCTACAAAAATACAAGAAGCTCTAAATATGCTTGGATACAATGAAGTTAAAAACAGTATACAACCTTTTTCACTACCAACTAACATAAAAATCCAAGAAGTAAAACCACTATTTCCAAGAATAGAAATAAAACCTAAGGAGCAAAAAATGGAAGAAAAACAAGAAGAAAAACAACAAGAGTACATAACAATTGATGATTTTGCAAAAGTAAAGATGAGAGTAGGAAAAGTTTTAGAAGCTGAGAAAGTTGAAAAATCAGACAAACTACTAAAATTAAAAGTTAGTCTTGGAGATGAAGAGAGAACTATAGTATCCGGAATAGCTCAGTACTACAAACCAGAGGAGTTAATTGGTAAGTATGTAATAGTACTTGCAAACCTTAAACCAAGGAAGATTTTTGGAATAGAGTCCCATGGAATGCTACTTGCAGCAAAAGACGGAGAAAGATTAACCATACTAACAGTAGATAAAGAAGTTGATGTAGGCAGTCCAGTATCATAG
- a CDS encoding NAD+ synthase has product MRKIRVALGQINPIVGDFDYNLQKILDYIKKAKDLQVDIIAFPELALTGYPPEDLILKPSFIEKNLQYIKKLTENVEDIVVIVGFIDKKEDIYNAAAIIHNKNIIATYHKQFLPNYGVFDENRYFQKGNGLTVFEIEGYKFGVSICEDIWYPENPINTYAVEGCEVIFNINASPYSEGKVKKREELLKVRSRDNLVSIAYVNLVGGQDELVFDGNSFFVNPNGEILGKGESFKEDLVVADIDLDEIFRYQLKDNRLKNLRSEYRRSDKVNYIKVDYQIKEKTVNIEQKIVLDKPDIENTYNTLVLGLRDYITKNGFKKVVIGLSGGVDSSLVATIAVDALGNENVKGVLMPSPYTSKESIEDALELAKNLNIETFIIPITNIFQTYLDEFKEIFKGLKPDTTEENLQARIRGNILMALSNKFGWIVLATGNKSEMSVGYSTLYGDMVGGFAVIKDVLKTKVYQLCEYRNSISKVIPDRVLIKPPSAELRPNQTDEAELAPYHILDEIIKMYVEQDCSVEEIIKAGFDEKTVKKIVKLIDTNEYKRRQSPIGIKITERAFGKDRRMPITNRFKEI; this is encoded by the coding sequence TTGAGAAAAATTAGAGTAGCACTTGGACAGATAAACCCAATTGTTGGTGATTTTGACTATAATCTGCAAAAAATTTTAGACTACATAAAAAAAGCTAAAGATTTACAGGTAGATATTATAGCATTTCCAGAACTTGCTTTAACAGGATATCCACCAGAAGACCTTATTTTAAAGCCTTCCTTTATTGAGAAAAATCTACAATACATCAAAAAATTAACAGAAAATGTTGAAGACATCGTAGTTATAGTTGGCTTTATTGATAAAAAAGAGGACATATACAACGCAGCTGCAATTATACACAATAAAAATATAATCGCCACATACCACAAACAGTTTTTACCCAACTACGGAGTTTTTGATGAAAACAGATACTTCCAAAAAGGAAATGGGTTAACAGTATTTGAGATAGAAGGTTATAAATTTGGAGTATCTATATGTGAGGATATCTGGTATCCAGAAAACCCTATAAACACTTATGCAGTAGAAGGTTGTGAAGTTATTTTTAATATTAATGCATCACCATACAGTGAAGGAAAAGTTAAAAAGAGAGAAGAACTGTTAAAAGTAAGGTCAAGGGATAACCTTGTATCGATTGCTTACGTAAATCTCGTAGGTGGACAAGACGAACTTGTTTTTGATGGAAACAGCTTTTTTGTGAATCCAAACGGAGAAATCCTTGGAAAAGGAGAGTCATTCAAAGAGGATTTAGTGGTTGCAGACATAGATTTAGATGAAATTTTTAGATACCAGCTAAAAGACAACAGACTAAAAAACCTTAGGTCAGAGTACAGAAGATCAGATAAAGTAAATTATATAAAAGTTGATTACCAAATAAAAGAAAAGACAGTAAACATAGAGCAAAAGATAGTCCTTGATAAACCAGATATAGAAAACACTTACAATACCCTTGTTTTAGGACTTAGAGACTATATAACAAAAAATGGATTTAAAAAGGTAGTGATAGGTCTTAGTGGAGGAGTGGACAGTTCATTAGTTGCAACCATTGCTGTAGATGCCCTTGGTAATGAAAATGTAAAAGGTGTACTTATGCCTTCTCCTTACACATCAAAAGAGTCAATAGAAGATGCCCTTGAACTTGCTAAAAATCTAAATATAGAAACTTTCATTATCCCTATAACAAACATCTTCCAAACATACTTAGACGAATTTAAAGAGATTTTTAAAGGACTAAAACCAGATACAACGGAAGAGAACCTTCAAGCAAGGATAAGAGGAAATATACTTATGGCTCTTTCTAACAAGTTTGGCTGGATAGTTTTGGCAACAGGAAATAAAAGTGAGATGAGTGTAGGGTACTCAACCCTTTACGGTGATATGGTAGGAGGGTTTGCGGTTATTAAGGATGTGTTAAAGACAAAGGTTTATCAGCTTTGTGAGTATAGAAACAGCATTTCAAAAGTTATTCCTGATAGAGTTTTAATAAAACCACCTTCAGCAGAACTTAGACCAAACCAAACAGACGAAGCAGAACTTGCACCTTACCATATCTTAGATGAGATAATAAAAATGTACGTAGAACAAGATTGCTCTGTAGAAGAGATTATAAAAGCTGGATTTGATGAAAAGACTGTCAAAAAGATAGTAAAACTTATAGACACAAACGAATACAAAAGAAGACAGTCTCCAATAGGTATAAAGATAACAGAAAGAGCTTTTGGAAAAGACAGGAGAATGCCTATAACAAATAGGTTTAAGGAGATATAA
- a CDS encoding cation:proton antiporter — protein MDLHYLFLSLAAIIFVGRVLGDLFNKFGIPAVLGEIFAGIVLGTSVLGLIEVNDAIKVLAEIGIILLLFKVGLEADIHQLKKVGIPAFIVATVGAALPMLFGSLLSYYLFNLPLTTSLFIGGTLTATSIGITVKVLTDLGKMNQRFAQIVLAAAVLDDIFGVIVLAVLYEFAKKGTVDITSTITMIFYIATFFVLAPVLAKVFAKLINVFAIKLKSEDFIPVAVMSLIFLFAFLSHEVGSPEILGAFTVGLALSRRFVIPFAVFLKIEEKEKMVEKVEHSINPLVSILTPIFFVSIGLSLNLKAIDFTSLDFWKISIVLLIVAILGKVLSGFFVKGTSKEKLLIGFSMLPRGEVGLIFAELGKQAKLFDDLLYAVIIFVVAFTTLISPIILKILVKG, from the coding sequence ATGGATTTACACTATCTATTTTTATCCTTGGCAGCAATAATATTCGTTGGAAGGGTTTTAGGAGATTTATTCAATAAATTTGGCATCCCAGCTGTTTTGGGTGAGATTTTTGCAGGGATTGTACTTGGGACAAGTGTTTTAGGTCTCATTGAGGTAAACGATGCAATAAAGGTTCTGGCTGAAATAGGTATAATCCTTCTTTTGTTTAAAGTAGGTCTTGAAGCAGACATCCATCAACTTAAAAAAGTTGGAATTCCTGCTTTTATTGTTGCAACAGTAGGTGCAGCTCTTCCAATGTTATTTGGAAGTTTATTGAGTTATTACCTATTCAACCTTCCCCTTACAACATCCTTATTTATAGGAGGAACGTTAACTGCTACAAGTATAGGTATAACAGTAAAAGTTTTAACAGACCTTGGTAAGATGAATCAAAGATTTGCCCAGATAGTTTTAGCTGCAGCTGTGTTAGACGATATTTTTGGAGTGATAGTTTTAGCGGTACTTTACGAGTTTGCGAAAAAAGGAACAGTTGATATAACATCCACTATTACCATGATTTTCTACATTGCTACATTCTTTGTACTTGCACCTGTTTTAGCTAAAGTTTTTGCCAAGTTGATTAATGTATTTGCTATAAAACTAAAAAGTGAAGATTTTATTCCAGTTGCTGTGATGTCTTTAATTTTTTTATTTGCCTTTTTATCCCACGAAGTTGGTTCACCTGAGATATTGGGAGCATTTACAGTAGGCCTTGCACTTTCAAGAAGGTTCGTAATTCCATTTGCAGTATTCTTAAAGATAGAAGAAAAAGAAAAAATGGTAGAAAAGGTAGAACATTCAATAAACCCTCTTGTCTCAATACTTACACCTATCTTCTTTGTATCAATAGGACTTAGTTTAAATTTAAAAGCAATTGACTTTACATCTTTAGATTTTTGGAAAATATCTATTGTTTTACTTATAGTTGCAATACTTGGAAAAGTCTTGTCAGGATTCTTTGTAAAAGGAACTTCAAAAGAAAAATTACTAATAGGTTTTTCAATGCTTCCACGGGGAGAAGTAGGTTTAATATTTGCAGAACTGGGAAAACAAGCTAAACTTTTTGACGACCTTCTTTACGCTGTCATAATATTTGTAGTAGCCTTCACAACTTTAATATCTCCAATAATATTAAAAATTCTTGTAAAGGGTTAA
- a CDS encoding EVE domain-containing protein, whose protein sequence is MENYYLLKTEPSEYSYDDLEKEGRTVWNGVKNPLAQKFIKSMKPKDKVFIYHSGKEKAIVGLGEVISEPYLDENNLYVVDIKPLKRLKLLTLKEIKSITDFKDFYLVRMPRLSVMPVPENLVKLILEKSDGG, encoded by the coding sequence ATGGAAAACTACTACTTACTTAAAACAGAGCCCTCAGAGTACTCATACGACGATTTAGAAAAGGAAGGTAGAACAGTTTGGAACGGAGTCAAAAACCCACTGGCTCAAAAGTTTATAAAAAGTATGAAACCAAAAGATAAAGTGTTTATATACCACTCAGGTAAAGAAAAAGCAATAGTAGGACTTGGAGAGGTCATCTCAGAACCTTACTTAGATGAAAATAATCTATACGTTGTAGACATAAAACCTTTAAAAAGGTTAAAACTTCTAACATTGAAAGAAATAAAATCTATTACAGACTTTAAAGATTTTTACTTAGTAAGAATGCCAAGATTAAGTGTTATGCCAGTCCCAGAAAATTTGGTAAAATTAATATTAGAAAAAAGTGATGGAGGTTGA
- a CDS encoding MTH1187 family thiamine-binding protein has product MSFLVEFSMFPTDKGESVSQYVSRIIKMIDSSGVPYKLTPMGTVFETNTMEEALNIINQAYKQLEPDCNRVYTVIKMDIRKNAENRIEGKVKSVEEKLGKEVKK; this is encoded by the coding sequence GTGTCGTTTTTAGTTGAGTTTTCAATGTTTCCTACAGACAAAGGAGAAAGTGTAAGTCAGTACGTAAGCAGAATAATAAAGATGATAGATAGCTCAGGAGTACCTTACAAATTAACACCTATGGGAACAGTTTTTGAAACAAACACAATGGAAGAGGCTTTAAACATAATAAACCAAGCATACAAACAACTTGAACCGGACTGTAATAGGGTTTACACAGTAATAAAAATGGATATAAGAAAAAACGCAGAAAATAGAATAGAAGGAAAAGTAAAATCAGTAGAGGAAAAGTTAGGTAAAGAAGTGAAGAAATGA
- a CDS encoding AAA family ATPase, whose translation MIITKLTLKNFLAHDNTQVEFSPSGITAIIGENGSGKTSILEGIMFALFGKSSKGNQIDLIKWGRNKALVELEFIKNGTTYKIVRELDKKGRTVSSTALLYRIESGRQVLERQKNLKQELPKITGISEKTFLNSILIRQGEIEGFIKQKPADREKTIEEILDLHMYAKLLEKYADKRKNYEKQLEILKTEKVDKQSLEDQIKTITDQINQLETVLNQLTQEKQSLEQQLNQTEEKINQYSLLENEKRLLETKIDNIEQKIEEINKKIKEIEGLKQQLPELQEKVKQLQDIEKHYEKLKNLENLYIKLSHVEKDLEEIQKKIEFKQKFQPIYQDITQKQDQLKQISQEIIRLEKIKGEIEQLEKQLKEKQKDLATKKQKYDQIVKQLLHYYSKFQQLFLNPFMIDEHINQNRYKMENLSKELDKVKQEKADIEAEGKQLKEKLSNLSSIHGDCPTCGRPLEEHQKEELINEINKVLEEKRNKHKQLTQKQKEIEEELKKQKEIEQLLNQLKPIYDSIKEVEKEISTYESKIKAKQHQIKDLDLLKSQKEDIEKFILSHSQDFGYYQKILQENLEEIKQKLIEEQNMILKDIESIGLKVEPLQIKQEISEASNKIQQLKPFNDSYNQILPKLKEEDSLERQLQESENTKTQLENQLNDIEEKLKDLDIEKFKEEKEKIKAQIEEKNKEISEKNQQLGHLKGQKSILEDGLKKAEEQEERIEHLSGKVKKYYKVENAIQQIQKLLKQNAMYNLPKITEEIFNRFGFNQFINLKFSEKYDIVLTANTVSSSNVEVNIDALSGGQRVALSIALRLAIAKLLNEKADFLILDEPTIFLDDERKKELVDLFGELKESNFIKQLIITTHDEELEGWANVIYKVKDGSVELIS comes from the coding sequence ATGATAATCACAAAGTTAACTTTAAAAAACTTTTTAGCCCATGATAACACACAAGTAGAGTTTTCTCCTTCTGGAATTACTGCCATAATAGGGGAAAACGGGTCTGGTAAAACATCTATCTTAGAAGGAATAATGTTTGCCCTTTTTGGAAAATCATCTAAAGGGAACCAAATAGACCTAATAAAATGGGGAAGAAATAAAGCCTTAGTTGAACTTGAGTTTATAAAAAACGGTACTACTTACAAAATAGTAAGAGAGTTAGATAAAAAAGGTAGAACTGTCTCTTCAACTGCATTACTATACAGGATAGAAAGCGGTAGACAAGTCTTAGAAAGACAAAAAAATCTAAAACAAGAACTCCCCAAAATAACCGGAATATCAGAAAAAACCTTTTTAAACTCTATTCTAATAAGACAAGGGGAGATAGAAGGCTTTATAAAACAAAAACCAGCAGACAGAGAAAAAACTATAGAAGAAATTTTAGACCTTCATATGTACGCTAAACTTTTAGAAAAGTACGCAGACAAAAGAAAAAATTACGAAAAACAGTTAGAGATACTAAAAACAGAAAAAGTAGATAAACAGTCTTTAGAAGACCAGATAAAAACCATAACAGATCAGATAAACCAGTTAGAAACTGTTTTAAACCAGCTAACCCAAGAAAAACAAAGTTTAGAACAACAGCTAAATCAAACAGAAGAAAAAATAAACCAGTACAGTCTTCTAGAAAATGAAAAAAGATTATTAGAAACAAAGATTGATAACATAGAGCAAAAGATAGAAGAGATAAACAAAAAAATAAAAGAAATAGAAGGTCTTAAACAGCAGCTTCCTGAGTTGCAAGAAAAAGTTAAACAGCTCCAAGATATTGAAAAGCACTACGAAAAACTTAAAAATTTAGAAAATCTCTACATTAAACTGTCTCACGTTGAGAAAGATTTAGAAGAAATTCAAAAAAAAATAGAATTTAAACAAAAATTCCAGCCTATTTATCAAGATATAACACAAAAACAAGATCAGCTAAAACAAATATCCCAAGAAATTATAAGACTAGAGAAAATTAAAGGAGAGATAGAACAACTTGAAAAACAATTAAAAGAAAAACAAAAAGACCTTGCGACAAAAAAACAGAAATACGACCAAATTGTAAAACAGTTATTACATTATTATTCAAAGTTTCAGCAACTATTTTTAAATCCTTTTATGATAGATGAACATATAAATCAAAACAGATATAAAATGGAAAATCTTTCCAAAGAGCTTGATAAAGTTAAACAAGAAAAAGCAGATATAGAAGCTGAAGGTAAACAACTAAAAGAAAAATTATCAAACCTATCATCAATACATGGAGACTGTCCAACCTGTGGAAGACCCCTTGAAGAACATCAAAAAGAAGAACTTATAAACGAAATAAACAAAGTGTTAGAAGAAAAGAGAAATAAACACAAGCAGCTAACACAAAAACAAAAAGAAATTGAAGAAGAGTTAAAAAAACAAAAAGAGATAGAACAGCTCCTAAACCAGTTAAAACCTATTTATGATAGTATTAAGGAAGTTGAAAAGGAAATATCAACTTACGAATCTAAAATAAAAGCAAAACAGCACCAAATAAAAGATTTAGACCTGCTAAAATCTCAAAAAGAAGATATAGAAAAGTTTATATTATCTCACAGTCAAGACTTTGGATACTATCAAAAGATACTTCAAGAGAACCTTGAAGAAATTAAACAAAAATTAATAGAAGAGCAAAACATGATTTTAAAAGATATAGAAAGTATTGGACTAAAAGTAGAACCTTTACAAATAAAGCAAGAAATTTCTGAAGCCAGTAATAAAATCCAGCAGTTAAAACCTTTTAATGATAGCTACAATCAAATCCTACCTAAACTAAAGGAAGAAGACAGTTTAGAAAGGCAGCTTCAAGAAAGTGAAAACACTAAAACTCAGTTAGAAAATCAGCTCAATGATATTGAAGAAAAGTTAAAAGATTTAGACATTGAAAAATTCAAAGAAGAAAAAGAAAAGATTAAAGCTCAAATAGAAGAAAAAAACAAAGAGATATCAGAAAAAAATCAGCAACTTGGACATCTAAAAGGTCAAAAAAGTATTTTAGAAGATGGGTTAAAAAAAGCTGAAGAACAAGAGGAAAGAATAGAGCATTTATCAGGTAAAGTTAAAAAATACTACAAAGTGGAAAACGCTATACAGCAGATACAAAAACTTTTAAAACAAAACGCTATGTATAACCTTCCAAAAATCACAGAAGAGATATTCAACAGATTTGGATTTAATCAATTTATAAATCTTAAGTTTTCAGAAAAGTACGATATTGTCTTGACAGCAAATACAGTTTCTTCCTCTAACGTAGAAGTAAATATAGATGCATTAAGTGGAGGGCAGAGAGTTGCCCTCTCAATAGCTTTAAGACTTGCTATAGCAAAACTCCTTAACGAAAAGGCAGACTTTTTAATATTAGATGAACCTACAATATTTTTAGATGATGAAAGGAAGAAAGAGCTTGTTGATCTCTTTGGAGAGCTTAAAGAGAGTAATTTTATCAAACAACTTATAATAACAACCCACGACGAAGAGTTAGAAGGCTGGGCTAACGTAATATACAAAGTAAAAGATGGCTCTGTAGAGCTAATAAGTTAA